A DNA window from Schistocerca gregaria isolate iqSchGreg1 chromosome 2, iqSchGreg1.2, whole genome shotgun sequence contains the following coding sequences:
- the LOC126334065 gene encoding profilin gives MSWQDYVDKQLLASKCVTKAAIAGHDGNVWAKSEGFEVSKEEIAKLVQGFEKQDILTSSGVTLAGNRYIYLSGTDRVIRAKLGKVGVHCMKTQQAVVVSLYEDPIQPQQAASVVEKLGDYLVSCGY, from the exons ATGAGCTGGCAGGATTATGTAGACAAGCAGTTGCTGGCTTCTAAATGTGTTACTAAAGCAGCAATTGCTGGACATGACGGAAATGTTTGGGCGAAATCGGAAGGATTTGAA GTATCGAAAGAAGAAATTGCAAAGTTGGTGCAAGGTTTTGAGAAACAAGATATCTTGACGTCTTCTGGTGTCACGTTGGCTGGCAACAGATATATTTACCTGTCTGGAACTGATAGAGTTATTAGGGCAAAACTTGGAAAGGTTGGTGTGCATTGCATGAAGACACAGCAAG CTGTTGTAGTTTCACTATATGAGGATCCCATTCAACCACAACAGGCAGCCTCTGTTGTGGAAAAATTAGGGGATTACTTAGTGTCCTGTGGATACTAG